The following are encoded in a window of Streptomyces sp. 11x1 genomic DNA:
- a CDS encoding DUF6507 family protein → MPAWDIDPINVQTTLKSTGEAAGGLEKAANSLVSNMASAAESAGTAVPGGQFNGPMIGPVVAGTPRVPVGPVAAALSTYLQERQQKLAYMAQRTIDSVQGAADATNAYVTGDLDMAATHQANALKATVVPPPPGVDGNGGQGPK, encoded by the coding sequence ATGCCGGCTTGGGACATCGATCCGATCAACGTGCAGACCACGCTGAAGTCGACCGGTGAGGCGGCCGGCGGCCTGGAGAAGGCCGCCAACTCACTGGTGTCGAACATGGCGAGCGCGGCCGAGTCGGCCGGTACGGCCGTGCCGGGCGGGCAGTTCAACGGACCGATGATCGGGCCGGTGGTCGCGGGCACGCCACGGGTGCCGGTCGGACCGGTCGCGGCGGCGCTGAGCACGTACCTCCAGGAGCGGCAGCAGAAGCTGGCGTACATGGCGCAGCGGACCATCGACTCCGTGCAGGGCGCGGCCGATGCCACCAACGCCTACGTCACCGGCGACCTGGACATGGCCGCCACGCACCAGGCCAACGCGCTCAAGGCGACGGTCGTACCGCCACCGCCGGGTGTCGACGGGAACGGCGGGCAGGGGCCGAAGTGA